In Xanthomonas sacchari, a genomic segment contains:
- the rtcA gene encoding RNA 3'-terminal phosphate cyclase, translating to MDMIELDGAAGGGQLLRTALTLSLCTGIGFTFFNIRGARPRPGLMRQHLTAVVAAAAVGQACTHGAQLGATTLRFEPGTVVPGDYHFATGSAGSTTLVLQTLLPALWRAGASSCLTLEGGTHNPLAPCADFLAETYLPALQRLGVSVGLTLDRHGFYPAGGGALRASIAPCAQLRQVDFDARGALQALEAQVLVSGLSGKIGRRELAVLAERLGVDASPRHVHSVRPAMGPGNTALVRVRHAAHVEVFAGHGERGVSAEQVGERLAAQVRRYLDGGACVGEHLADQLLLPMALAGGGAFTTDTVSAHLSSNARLIEKFLPVEIAWEQVAPQQWRVVVSS from the coding sequence ATGGACATGATCGAACTCGATGGCGCCGCGGGCGGCGGGCAACTGCTGCGCACGGCGCTGACGCTGAGCCTGTGCACCGGGATCGGCTTTACTTTCTTCAACATCCGCGGCGCACGTCCGCGGCCGGGCCTGATGCGCCAGCACCTGACCGCGGTCGTTGCCGCGGCCGCGGTCGGCCAGGCGTGCACCCACGGCGCGCAGCTCGGCGCGACCACGCTACGGTTCGAGCCGGGAACGGTCGTGCCCGGCGACTACCATTTCGCTACCGGCAGCGCCGGCTCGACCACGCTGGTGCTGCAGACGCTGCTGCCGGCGCTGTGGCGCGCCGGTGCGTCGTCGTGCCTGACGCTGGAAGGCGGCACCCACAACCCGCTGGCGCCCTGCGCCGACTTCCTCGCCGAGACCTATCTGCCGGCGTTGCAGCGCCTGGGCGTGAGCGTGGGGCTGACGTTGGACCGGCATGGCTTCTATCCGGCCGGCGGCGGCGCGCTGCGGGCCAGCATCGCGCCTTGTGCGCAGTTGCGGCAGGTGGACTTCGATGCACGCGGTGCGTTGCAGGCGCTCGAGGCGCAGGTGCTGGTCTCGGGCCTGTCCGGCAAGATCGGCCGGCGCGAACTGGCGGTGCTGGCCGAGCGTCTCGGGGTGGACGCCAGCCCGCGCCACGTGCACAGCGTGCGTCCGGCGATGGGGCCAGGCAACACCGCGTTGGTACGGGTGCGGCATGCGGCGCACGTGGAGGTCTTCGCCGGTCACGGCGAGCGCGGCGTCTCCGCCGAGCAGGTCGGCGAACGCCTGGCGGCGCAGGTGCGACGCTACCTCGACGGCGGCGCCTGCGTCGGCGAGCATCTCGCCGATCAGTTGCTGCTGCCGATGGCGCTGGCCGGCGGCGGCGCCTTCACCACCGACACGGTCAGCGCGCACCTGTCCAGCAATGCCCGGTTGATCGAGAAGTTTCTGCCGGTGGAGATTGCCTGGGAGCAGGTGGCTCCGCAGCAGTGGCGGGTGGTCGTGTCCAGCTGA